The genomic region CGAACGGGATTTGTTTATTTACGGCGGGAATACGGCCCGCTACGACAACGTCTTCCTGCTCCCGTTCGACACGTACGTCGCGTCGTTCGGCGGCGCCGATCAGCCGCTGCGTCCGCTGACGGCGACGTGGTATTACGCGGTCGACCATACGGAGCTCACGCTCGACAACGTGAGGCAATACATGCGCGTCGGCGCCGATCTGGAGCGATTCATGACGCCGCTGTTCGAGACGCACGCGGTGAACAACGCCGCGGGTACGACGATCGTCTCGTACTTCGATCGCGAGGAGCAGCTCCGGAAGCTGTTGTGGGCGCTGAACGTCCCCGTGCTCATCATGCTCGGCGTCTTCCTGTTCATGGTATCGAATCTGCTCGTCAACCGGCAGAAGACGGAAATCTCCGTCCTGCGCAGCCGCGGCGCGAGCCGATTGCAGATCGTGCTGTCGTACGCGACGGAGGGCGTCATTCTCGGGGCGGTCGCGCTGGCCGTCGGCCCGCCGCTGGCGCTCGGGCTGACGACGTGGCTCGGCGCGTCGAACGGCTTTCTTACGTTCGTGCAGCGCGCGGCGCTCGACGTCCGGCTTGACGCCGAGGTATATCGATACGCGTCGTACGCGGTCGGCGCTTCGTTCCTGATGACGATGATCCCGGCGGCGATCGCCGCGCGCGCCACGATCGTCGAACGCAAGCGCGAGCAGTCTCGGGCGTCGAAGCGTCCGCTCTGGCAGACGATCGGGCTCGATCTGATCTTGATCGCCGTGTCGCTGTACGTCTACAGCGACTTCGAACGGCAGATGAGCCGCGCGGTATCGCTCGGCGCCGCCGGACAGCAGGTCGCCGTCGATCCGCTCCTCTTCTTCGTGCCCGCGCTGTTCATGGCCGGCTTCGGCTTGCTGCTGCTGCGCATCTATCCGTGGGGGATCCGGCTGCTGTATTGGAGCGGGCGGAAGTGGTGGCCGCCGTCGCTCTTTTCCATCCTGCTCGATATCGGCCGCGGCGGCGCCCGCTACCATTACCTGATGATCTTCCTCGTCCTGACGGTCGGCATCGGGATGTACAGCGCCAGCGCCGCGCGAACGATGAACCAGAATTTAGAAGATTCGATTCGTTACGCGATCGGGGCGGACTTGCGGCTGACGACGCGCTGGGAAAACAACGCCCCGCCGCCGACGATGGGCGGAGCGCCGGTCCCGCAAGCGGCGAGCGCCGACGAGGCGCCGCCGATCGTCCAGTACATCGAGCCGCCGTTCGCTCCGTACGAGTCGCTGCCGGGCGTGGAGAGCGTCGCCAAGGTGTTCGTCAAGAAGGACGCCTTCATGGAGAGCCAGACGACGAACGGCGCGGTGCAGCTGTACGGCATCGAGACGGACCGGTTCGGGAGGACGGCCTGGTTCCGGAACGGGCTGCTGCAGCATCACTTCAACGAGTACTTGAACTTGATCGCGGAGACGCCGTCCGCCGTGCTCGTCTCGCGGACGCTCGCGGAGCAACGCTCGGTCGGCGTCGGCGATACGCTCAGCGTGCGGTGGGGCAGCCGGGAGCCCGCGTTGTTCACCGTGTACGGCGTCGTCGATTACTTCCCGAGCTTCTCGCCGCTGCCGGAGAAGGACGCGCCCGTCATGACCGACGGTACGCCGGTCGCGCCGATGATGATCGTCGGCAACCTGTCGTATATCCAAAACCGGATCGCGCTCGAGCCTTACGAGGTATGGATGAAGCTGGAGCCGGACGCCTCTCGGCAAGAGGTGTTCGACGCCATTCGGGAGCGCGGCTTGCCGATCATGAACGCGAACGATACGCGCGAGCGTCTCCTTCGGATGAAGAACGACCCGTACCAGCTGTCGATCAACGGCGTCATGACGCTCGGCTTCCTCATCTCCGTGCTGATCAGCTTTATCGGATTTTTGCTGTATTGGATCTTGTCCATGCAAGGGCGGGCGATGCAATTCGGCTTGTTCCGCGCGATCGGGATGTCGTTCCGGAGCCTGCTCGGTCTGCTGGCCGTGGAGCAGCTGCTCACGACCGCCGCGGCGCTCGTCTTCGGCATCGGCACGGGGGTGCTCGCCTGTCGGTTGTTCGTGCCGCTGTTCCGCCTTGCGTTCGAGCCGTCCGCGCAAGTGCCGCCGTTCCGCGTCTTGATCGAAGCGGCGGATATGATCGGACTCGGCGCGCTCGTCTGCGTGATGATCCTGGCAGGCTTCGCTGCCCTCGGCTGGATCGTATCCCGCATCCAGATGCACCAAGCGCTGAAGCTCGGGGAGGATTAACCGATGATTGTGTGCGAGGATTTGGTTAAAATTTACAAGAGCGCCGATCTCGAAGTGTTCGCGCTCCAAGGGCTCGACTTGCGCGTGGAGCAGGGGGAGCTGATGGCGATCATCGGCAACAGCGGCAGCGGCAAGTCGACGCTGCTGAACATGCTGGGCGGGCTGGATCGGCCGTCGGCCGGGAGGCTTACCGTGAACGGCGTCGACCTGCTGAAGTGCTCGGAGAAGGAGCTCATCCGCTATAAGCGGGAGAGCGTCGGCTTCGTCTGGCAGAACAACGCGCGCAACCTGATCCCGTATTTGACGGCGCTGCAGAACGTCGAGCTGCCGATGCTGCTGAAGGGCCGCAAGCGCAGGCTTCGCGCCCTCGAGCTGCTCGAGGCGGTCGGCCTCGGCCACCGGGTGAACAACAAGCTGCAGCAGCTGTCCGGCG from Paenibacillus antri harbors:
- a CDS encoding ABC transporter permease; this encodes MIQMVLRKMANNRWLQLCLLAGLVVTVALVSSIPVYTDAVLQRMLVKDLELLQTDDNVYPGSLWSRVYVRDEDDPAKAVRSIAAIDAYATEAGERLPVPVVHYVRERESVQFAAVPAAEGGADPTVDRFAKLGAIEGLETNAKLVDGRWPDPAAAANGVYEAVVFGNALNKLRMVLGNEFHMVLRNQPGPVTADGKPIVVKAVGVVEQASERDLFIYGGNTARYDNVFLLPFDTYVASFGGADQPLRPLTATWYYAVDHTELTLDNVRQYMRVGADLERFMTPLFETHAVNNAAGTTIVSYFDREEQLRKLLWALNVPVLIMLGVFLFMVSNLLVNRQKTEISVLRSRGASRLQIVLSYATEGVILGAVALAVGPPLALGLTTWLGASNGFLTFVQRAALDVRLDAEVYRYASYAVGASFLMTMIPAAIAARATIVERKREQSRASKRPLWQTIGLDLILIAVSLYVYSDFERQMSRAVSLGAAGQQVAVDPLLFFVPALFMAGFGLLLLRIYPWGIRLLYWSGRKWWPPSLFSILLDIGRGGARYHYLMIFLVLTVGIGMYSASAARTMNQNLEDSIRYAIGADLRLTTRWENNAPPPTMGGAPVPQAASADEAPPIVQYIEPPFAPYESLPGVESVAKVFVKKDAFMESQTTNGAVQLYGIETDRFGRTAWFRNGLLQHHFNEYLNLIAETPSAVLVSRTLAEQRSVGVGDTLSVRWGSREPALFTVYGVVDYFPSFSPLPEKDAPVMTDGTPVAPMMIVGNLSYIQNRIALEPYEVWMKLEPDASRQEVFDAIRERGLPIMNANDTRERLLRMKNDPYQLSINGVMTLGFLISVLISFIGFLLYWILSMQGRAMQFGLFRAIGMSFRSLLGLLAVEQLLTTAAALVFGIGTGVLACRLFVPLFRLAFEPSAQVPPFRVLIEAADMIGLGALVCVMILAGFAALGWIVSRIQMHQALKLGED